The Montipora capricornis isolate CH-2021 chromosome 6, ASM3666992v2, whole genome shotgun sequence genome has a window encoding:
- the LOC138053752 gene encoding beta-1 adrenergic receptor-like translates to MQFLSFERSLLPFQGEILKMIANNSSGRFPFEECLIPKIPENQQLQMRDFTNYLVRPLGMFIALLSLVSNSLVIITVARSKSLQQPSRLMLSSLAFTDFLYAPYCLIRDITTLTYEYMCPIGQSGDSISHSMSVLCLLATLTNVAVISRDRYVAVRKPWWYRLHMTKTRAIKMICVAWSISILIALLSFFQLDFIPNPSYISLVIYLVCFFVIGFSYLGIFLKKNQSGNDGQMNVVSQREKRLASTVALILLVLCVTFLPGLILPLALHIAGLHRLKPFRPFYTFLLLLNGFFNPLVNFGRSKNMQRGLCKLFKGSREVQPTAVVAANNLPESASVSVCGKLTTEPIVINNLVL, encoded by the coding sequence atgcAGTTTCTCTCGTTTGAAAGAAGTCTCTTGCCATTTCAGGGAGAAATACTGAAGATGATCGCCAATAACTCAAGCGGCCGATTTCCTTTTGAAGAATGTCTAATTCCTAAAATTCCAGAAAACCAGCAGCTACAGATGCGAGACTTCACCAACTATCTTGTTCGGCCTCTTGGCATGTTTATTGCTCTCTTGTCGTTAGTCAGCAATTCGCTTGTAATCATCACTGTGGCACGAAGTAAATCCCTTCAGCAGCCTTCACGGTTGATGCTGAGCAGTTTGGCCTTCACTGATTTCCTATATGCACCGTATTGTCTTATCAGAGATATCACGACTTTAACCTATGAGTACATGTGCCCCATTGGTCAGTCCGGCGACTCGATATCACATTCGATGTCAGTGCTGTGCCTGCTCGCCACGCTGACTAATGTTGCAGTGATCAGCAGGGATCGTTACGTAGCAGTCAGGAAACCCTGGTGGTATCGTCTTCACATGACTAAGACACGTGCTATAAAGATGATATGTGTAGCCTGGTCAATTAGCATATTGATCGCGCTTCTATCTTTCTTTCAATTGGACTTTATTCCCAATCCTTCATACATTTCCCTTGTCATTTATCTTGTTTGCTTCTTTGTTATTGGGTTTTCCTATCTCGGCATATTCCTTAAGAAAAATCAGTCTGGAAACGACGGACAGATGAATGTCGTATCACAAAGGGAGAAACGGTTAGCTAGCACTGTTGCGTTGATACTGTTGGTACTGTGCGTGACATTTCTACCAGGTCTCATTTTACCTTTAGCATTGCACATAGCAGGCTTACATAGACTTAAACCGTTCAGGCCATTTTACACCTTCCTTCTCTTGCTTAATGGATTTTTTAACCCATTGGTGAATTTTGGTCGAAGTAAAAACATGCAAAGAGGGTTATGTAAATTGTTCAAGGGTTCCCGAGAAGTACAGCCTACAGCAGTAGTCGCGGCTAACAATCTGCCCGAGAGTGCGTCTGTATCAGTCTGTGGAAAGCTCACCACTGAACCAATTGTAATAAACAATCTCGTTCTGTAG